The following coding sequences lie in one Rutidosis leptorrhynchoides isolate AG116_Rl617_1_P2 chromosome 4, CSIRO_AGI_Rlap_v1, whole genome shotgun sequence genomic window:
- the LOC139843546 gene encoding oligopeptide transporter 3-like — translation MYCLNAYLKVSDVSKMASKNDTVEKQLPPPSECTVEEVALVVPETDDTSLPVMTFRAWTLGLGSCIVLIFLNTFFIYRTQPLAISAILMQIAVLPIGKFMAATLPTKEYSLLGRKFSLNPGPFNMKEHVIITVFANCGVSTGGGDAYSIGAITVMKAYYRQSLSFLCGLIIVLTTQILGYGWAGMLRRYLVDPVEMWWPANLAQVSLFRALHEKETKAQGMTRMRFFMIFLILSFAYYALPGYLFPILTFFSWVCWVWPNSITAQQIGSGYHGLGLGAFTLDWAGISAYHGSPLVTPWTSIVNVGVGFIMFIYIIVPLCYWKYDTFDARKFPIFSNKLFTRTGHEYDTTRILTPQFDLNVAAYDNYGKLYLSPLFALSIGSGFARFTATLTHVALFHGGDIWKQSKSAVQNAKIDIHAKLMKSYKQVPQWWYLVLLVGSIVLSLVMCFVYKEDVQLPWWGFLFAFALAFIVTLPIGVIQATTNQQPGYDIIAQFIFGYILPGKPIANLLFKIYGRISTIHALSFLSDLKLGHYMKIPPRNMFTAQLVGTLVSGTVNLAVSWWMLENIENLCDIDGLHPESPWTCPKFKVTFDASVIWGLIGPQRLFGPGGLYRNLVWLFLVGAFLPVPVWIMSKIFPEKKWIPLINIPVISYGFAGMPPATPTNIASWLVTGMIFNYFVFKYKKQWWQKYNYVLSAALDAGTAFMGVLLFFAFQNEGVDLKWWGAKPDHCPLAICPTAPGINVTNCPIF, via the exons ATGTACTGTCTGAACGCATATCTCAAAGTGAGTGACGTTTCTAAAATGGCATCCAAAAACGACACCGTTGAGAAACAACTTCCACCTCCCTCCGAATGCACCGTTGAAGAAGTGGCGTTAGTCGTACCGGAAACCGACGACACGTCGTTACCGGTGATGACATTCCGGGCATGGACACTTGGTTTAGGTTCATGTATAGTGTTAATATTTTTAAACACTTTTTTTATATATCGAACTCAACCATTAGCAATATCCGCAATTTTAATGCAAATTGCAGTTTTGCCAATTGGTAAATTTATGGCTGCAACTTTACCGACAAAAGAGTACAGTCTGTTGGGTCGAAAATTTAGTTTGAACCCGGGTCCGTTTAACATGAAAGAACATGTTATAATTACGGTTTTCGCGAATTGTGGTGTTTCGACTGGTGGTGGTGATGCGTATTCGATTGGTGCGATTACGGTTATGAAAGCTTATTATAGGCAAAGTTTGAGTTTCTTGTGTGGGTTGATTATTGTCTTGACAACTCAG ATATTGGGGTATGGATGGGCAGGCATGCTGAGAAGGTATCTGGTTGATCCAGTGGAGATGTGGTGGCCTGCAAACCTTGCTCAAGTTTCTCTttttag AGCATTGCACGAAAAAGAAACAAAAGCGCAAGGCATGACAAGGATGCGATTTTTCATGATTTTCCTAATTCTAAGTTTCGCGTACTACGCACTTCCTGGCTACCTTTTCCCAATCTTAACCTTCTTCTCATGGGTTTGTTGGGTTTGGCCCAACAGTATAACCGCACAGCAAATTGGGTCGGGCTACCATGGTTTGGGCCTAGGCGCATTCACCCTTGATTGGGCTGGGATTTCAGCTTACCATGGCAGCCCATTAGTCACACCATGGACATCAATTGTCAATGTTGGAGTAGGATTCATTATGTTCATTTACATAATTGTTCCACTTTGTTACTGGAAATACGACACGTTTGATGCCCGAAAGTTCCCAATATTCTCTAACAAACTGTTTACTAGAACGGGCCATGAGTATGACACTACTAGAATCTTGACACCTCAATTTGATCTCAACGTTGCTGCTTACGATAATTATGGGAAACTTTATTTAAGTCCTTTGTTTGCACTTTCAATTGGGTCGGGATTCGCTAGGTTCACTGCTACACTCACCCACGTCGCCCTGTTTCATGGCGG ggATATATGGAAGCAGAGTAAATCAGCAGTGCAGAACGCGAAAATTGACATTCAtgcgaaattgatgaagagttataAACAAGTACCACAATGGTGGTATTTGGTGTTACTTGTAGGAAGCATCGTTTTATCGCTCGTGATGTGTTTTGTTTACAAAGAAGATGTGCAGCTTCCATGGTGGGGTTTTCTTTTTGCTTTTGCTCTAGCTTTTATCGTTACACTACCAATTGGGGTCATTCAAGCTACTACTAATCAG CAACCTGGATATGACATTATAGCGCAATTCATATTTGGGTATATTTTACCTGGCAAACCGATAGCAAACTTGCTTTTCAAGATCTACGGACGAATTAGTACAATTCATGCCCTTTCTTTCCTATCGGATCTTAAACTCGGACACTACATGAAGATCCCACCTCGAAACATGTTCACCGCACAG CTGGTTGGAACTCTTGTTTCTGGGACAGTGAATCTAGCAGTATCATGGTGGATGTTGGAAAATATTGAAAATTTATGTGATATCGACGGACTTCATCCCGAGAGTCCATGGACATGCCCTAAGTTTAAGGTGACGTTTGATGCTTCCGTTATATGGGGACTCATTGGACCACAACGACTCTTTGGTCCAGGCGGTTTATATAGAAACCTAGTATGGTTGTTCCTAGTTGGAGcatttttacccgtacccgtgtGGATCATGAGCAAAATATTCCCAGAAAAAAAATGGATCCCATTGATTAACATTCCTGTTATATCGTACGGTTTTGCTGGGATGCCGCCAGCTACACCGACAAATATAGCTAGCTGGCTTGTAACAGGGATGATCTTTAATTACTTTGTTTTCAAGTACAAGAAACAATGGTGGCAAAAGTACAATTATGTCCTATCGGCTGCCCTTGACGCAGGGACAGCGTTCATGGGAGTTTTATTGTTCTTTGCCTTTCAGAACGAGGGCGTTGATTTGAAGTGGTGGGGGGCAAAACCGGACCATTGTCCTTTGGCGATTTGCCCGACAGCTCCAGGGATTAATGTCACAAACTGCCCAATTTTCTAG